The following proteins come from a genomic window of Paenibacillus spongiae:
- a CDS encoding FAD-dependent oxidoreductase, which translates to MSNMAEAAAGGYRSVEEQYDIVVCGGGLSGFCAAVAAARQGVRVCIVQDRPVFGGNSSSEIRVPPQGAASFHAYARETGIISELLIEERARNHEQPTWDNGWINSVWDLVQYDMAMATPNLTFHLNTSITKVIMRDERTIEAVVGRVSHAETVLTLRAHTFIDCTGDGIVAALAGCEWRMGTEGRGEFGEPHAPEQASDAVMGNSIHFKAKDTGHPVPFAAPPWAVQYDDPDFFYKQGRWPGEIRSGYWWIELSVPWHTIYDNEKLRHELTRHVLGIWDWIKNKDPELKIAAANYALDWVGQVPGKRESRRIMGQYLMTEHDPLNKTIFSDEIAYGGWFIDLHEPGGLLAPYSEKAAAEVGGAGVHMSKSYVGPYGIPLRILIAKEMNNLMMAGRNVSVTHAALGTVRVMGTTAVMGQAAGTAAAWAVRSGLSAREVPERAVRDVQQALLRDGCFLPNVVNEDPHDLARTASASASSEAALGGGDPAPEETAGGLQRGALGKRRGQWIAVGADCIDRLHLCLGSESDTVQRVEARLYAVDHLWDYRVEPGDPLAAAVLTVEPGSGRWVEWPVGLDVSALRGRYVRLDLLANPDVSWHAASLVEPGHVSAYELGNGIMRRYGSGTMMSFRIEPPQPCYGPHSVLSGVTRPYRSPNLWRSDPERPLPQWLELSWEEKVEIGRIELTFPGHLLRDYRAYPALYRDPQCPKDVVAEAYVGGSWIEIGRLLGNYQQKRAIVPERTVYTDRLRITVLATNGDPSAAIYEVRCYSH; encoded by the coding sequence ATGTCGAATATGGCTGAAGCGGCCGCCGGCGGTTATCGTTCAGTCGAGGAGCAGTATGATATCGTCGTTTGCGGCGGCGGTCTGTCGGGTTTTTGCGCCGCCGTCGCGGCTGCCCGTCAAGGGGTGCGGGTTTGCATTGTGCAGGATCGTCCGGTGTTCGGAGGGAACAGCTCCTCCGAGATTCGGGTTCCGCCTCAAGGTGCGGCGAGCTTTCACGCTTACGCGAGGGAAACGGGCATTATTTCCGAGCTGCTGATCGAGGAACGGGCGCGCAATCATGAGCAGCCGACCTGGGACAACGGCTGGATAAACAGCGTATGGGACCTCGTTCAATACGATATGGCGATGGCGACGCCGAATTTGACGTTTCATCTGAATACGAGCATAACGAAGGTGATCATGCGTGACGAACGGACGATTGAAGCCGTCGTCGGCCGGGTTAGCCATGCCGAGACCGTCTTGACTCTGCGGGCGCATACGTTCATCGACTGTACGGGTGACGGAATCGTGGCTGCGCTTGCCGGCTGCGAATGGCGCATGGGAACGGAAGGGCGCGGCGAATTCGGCGAGCCGCATGCCCCGGAGCAGGCAAGCGACGCCGTCATGGGCAACTCGATCCACTTCAAGGCGAAGGATACCGGGCATCCAGTCCCCTTTGCCGCGCCGCCGTGGGCCGTGCAGTATGACGATCCGGATTTCTTCTATAAGCAGGGAAGATGGCCAGGTGAAATTCGCAGCGGGTATTGGTGGATCGAGCTGTCCGTACCGTGGCATACGATCTATGACAACGAGAAGCTGCGGCATGAGTTGACCCGTCATGTGCTGGGCATCTGGGACTGGATTAAAAACAAGGATCCCGAACTTAAGATCGCTGCCGCGAACTACGCGCTCGATTGGGTCGGTCAAGTGCCCGGCAAGCGGGAAAGCCGGCGGATCATGGGCCAATACCTCATGACCGAGCACGATCCGCTCAACAAGACGATCTTCTCCGACGAAATCGCGTATGGCGGCTGGTTCATCGACCTGCATGAGCCGGGAGGTTTGCTGGCGCCTTACAGCGAGAAGGCGGCCGCCGAGGTAGGCGGTGCCGGCGTTCATATGTCGAAGAGCTACGTCGGCCCTTATGGAATTCCGCTGCGTATTCTGATCGCCAAGGAAATGAACAACTTGATGATGGCAGGGCGCAACGTCAGCGTCACGCATGCCGCTCTGGGAACGGTGCGCGTCATGGGTACGACGGCGGTAATGGGGCAAGCGGCCGGAACGGCGGCTGCTTGGGCCGTTCGCAGCGGGCTGTCCGCTAGAGAGGTTCCGGAGCGGGCGGTCCGAGACGTTCAGCAGGCGCTTCTGCGCGATGGCTGCTTTCTGCCGAACGTCGTGAACGAAGATCCGCATGATCTGGCCCGGACGGCATCGGCAAGTGCAAGCAGCGAGGCGGCGCTGGGGGGAGGCGATCCGGCGCCGGAAGAAACGGCCGGCGGTTTGCAAAGAGGCGCGCTGGGCAAGAGACGGGGACAATGGATCGCCGTCGGCGCGGATTGCATCGACCGGCTGCACCTTTGCCTCGGCAGCGAATCGGATACCGTGCAAAGGGTGGAAGCCCGTCTGTACGCCGTAGATCACTTGTGGGACTACCGCGTCGAGCCAGGCGATCCACTCGCCGCAGCCGTTCTCACGGTAGAGCCGGGGAGCGGGCGGTGGGTGGAGTGGCCGGTCGGGCTCGACGTCTCCGCGCTGCGGGGCCGCTACGTCCGGCTCGATCTCCTGGCGAATCCCGACGTGAGCTGGCATGCCGCAAGTTTGGTCGAGCCCGGTCACGTTAGCGCCTATGAGCTGGGGAACGGGATCATGCGCCGGTACGGTTCGGGCACGATGATGAGTTTCCGGATCGAGCCGCCTCAGCCGTGCTATGGGCCGCATAGTGTTCTAAGCGGCGTTACCCGTCCATACCGGAGTCCGAACCTGTGGCGTTCCGACCCGGAGAGGCCGCTGCCGCAATGGCTGGAGCTATCCTGGGAAGAGAAGGTCGAAATTGGCCGGATCGAGCTGACCTTTCCCGGGCATCTGCTGCGGGATTATCGGGCATATCCGGCGTTATACCGGGACCCGCAGTGCCCAAAGGATGTCGTCGCGGAAGCGTATGTCGGCGGCAGCTGGATCGAGATCGGCCGGCTGCTCGGCAATTATCAGCAAAAACGCGCGATCGTACCGGAACGTACGGTTTATACGGATCGGCTGCGAATTACGGTGCTGGCTACGAACGGCGACCCGTCGGCGGCGATATACGAGGTTCGCTGTTACTCGCATTGA
- a CDS encoding SDR family NAD(P)-dependent oxidoreductase, which produces MHTLHNKVILITGCLGMAGRSALSMFLERGAVLFGCDRLPIDGFPEIVRLQEKYGEHRFVYLQADMCDEEQVKTAIADIDRRFGRLDGTYHNVFKNVEKPVTELSLADWEASIRGTLTSTFLVCKHAVPLLIRSGGGSIVNMSSILGQIPSEGCYAYGAAKAGINQFTRVLAADYASRGIRANAVVPGDFKSEEAFAQQSEREKEGMRRHAYLGRSGRADEINEVVAFLLSDASSYVTGSLYTVDGGFHR; this is translated from the coding sequence ATGCACACGCTGCATAATAAAGTGATTCTGATTACCGGCTGTCTGGGGATGGCGGGACGTTCCGCGCTTTCAATGTTTTTGGAGAGGGGGGCCGTCCTTTTCGGCTGCGACCGGCTTCCAATTGACGGCTTTCCGGAAATCGTACGATTGCAAGAGAAGTACGGCGAGCATCGATTCGTCTATCTACAAGCTGATATGTGCGATGAAGAGCAGGTGAAGACGGCGATAGCAGATATCGATCGCCGCTTCGGACGGTTGGACGGCACTTATCATAACGTGTTCAAAAACGTGGAAAAGCCCGTGACGGAGCTATCGTTGGCGGATTGGGAGGCCTCGATCCGGGGGACGCTGACGAGCACTTTTCTGGTATGCAAGCATGCGGTTCCGCTGCTGATCCGGTCGGGTGGGGGATCTATCGTCAATATGTCTTCCATCCTGGGCCAAATCCCTTCCGAAGGCTGCTACGCATATGGTGCCGCCAAAGCCGGCATCAATCAGTTCACGCGCGTGCTTGCGGCCGATTACGCATCGCGCGGCATCCGTGCAAACGCCGTCGTCCCGGGTGACTTCAAGTCGGAGGAGGCGTTCGCGCAGCAGTCCGAGCGGGAGAAGGAGGGCATGCGGCGGCACGCTTACCTCGGCCGAAGCGGCAGGGCGGATGAGATTAACGAGGTAGTCGCCTTCCTGCTGTCGGATGCTTCTTCCTATGTTACCGGCTCGCTGTACACGGTCGACGGAGGGTTCCACCGATGA
- a CDS encoding RidA family protein, whose translation MEKLYGTSELPFSSATRTDSLLFVSGQGGFDPITGEVPVNDLERQTVYTMQNIQNILSESGLTFEDVVKVNIFLSDRKHYKAFNQIYSRLCPRPYPARTLVYCELNFDLLVEIDVIAQLKYR comes from the coding sequence ATGGAGAAACTTTACGGTACATCGGAGCTTCCCTTTTCCTCGGCTACACGAACGGATTCGCTCCTGTTTGTTTCGGGGCAGGGAGGTTTTGATCCGATCACCGGCGAGGTGCCGGTCAATGATCTGGAGCGCCAGACCGTATATACCATGCAAAACATTCAAAACATCCTGTCCGAGTCGGGCTTAACGTTCGAGGATGTCGTGAAGGTCAATATTTTCTTGTCGGATCGCAAGCATTACAAGGCATTCAACCAGATTTACTCACGACTTTGCCCCCGTCCTTATCCGGCGCGCACGCTAGTCTATTGCGAATTGAACTTCGATCTGCTCGTCGAAATCGATGTCATCGCCCAACTGAAATACCGCTGA
- a CDS encoding extracellular solute-binding protein yields the protein MRLRPGNSRNRSLIAIMLTFMLVLAACSGGNGNGNAGNAPADSANTPSTNEKSDTGTNKGANAGTNAGTNEETQTPAPSDDKEPVTLKLLTWFVGPNQKLFDKFHEMYPWITIEANTKIDGGIINNVIAGEEADLVFLDNGLSQWMAGDLLEDLTPYIENDVRIQNADKIDGLLESFQTGGKQYTVPYSDIPMWIVINKDLMNKYGLTMPGNDWTYDDMLEMAKKATDPAANDWGMIGMDIADIMAMANGNAGNWRLMSNDNTQSVADTPGVLEDLKWQQDLVHKWHVKPSKEEAEKLGFAGDPGAEFLKGNFLFMLGADWYLEGLNKDAKFEWDVLPMPKGKVQQATIHQAGAISIPKASKHKEEAFLYISFLFDIAAQKAMIENGSGAFVKSPELEKYYEEVPMWKGKNVEAIKMAGNMCCFSSDPNMVDLPEYMNTVVAAISKAMNDGSNLNAIIPAVEAYNKKALETRKNLGW from the coding sequence ATGCGTTTACGTCCGGGCAATTCACGAAATCGTAGTCTGATCGCAATCATGTTAACCTTTATGCTCGTTCTGGCCGCTTGTTCCGGCGGGAACGGAAACGGGAATGCGGGCAACGCACCTGCAGACTCTGCAAACACGCCATCGACAAACGAGAAGTCCGATACCGGGACGAATAAAGGGGCGAATGCCGGAACGAATGCGGGAACCAATGAGGAAACGCAAACTCCGGCTCCATCAGACGACAAGGAACCGGTCACTTTAAAGCTGTTGACCTGGTTTGTCGGACCGAACCAGAAGCTGTTCGATAAATTCCACGAAATGTACCCCTGGATCACGATCGAAGCGAACACCAAGATCGACGGCGGCATTATTAACAACGTCATCGCCGGAGAAGAGGCGGATCTCGTCTTTCTGGACAACGGATTATCCCAATGGATGGCCGGCGACCTGCTCGAGGATTTGACTCCGTATATTGAGAATGACGTACGGATCCAGAACGCGGACAAAATCGACGGGTTGCTGGAATCGTTCCAAACCGGCGGCAAACAGTATACCGTTCCTTATTCCGATATTCCGATGTGGATCGTCATCAACAAAGATTTGATGAACAAATACGGTTTGACCATGCCCGGCAACGACTGGACGTATGACGACATGCTGGAGATGGCGAAGAAAGCGACCGACCCCGCCGCCAACGATTGGGGCATGATCGGCATGGATATCGCCGATATTATGGCGATGGCGAACGGCAATGCCGGCAATTGGCGGCTCATGAGCAATGACAACACACAGAGCGTCGCCGATACGCCGGGTGTGCTGGAAGATTTGAAATGGCAGCAGGATCTGGTGCACAAATGGCATGTCAAACCGAGCAAAGAGGAAGCCGAGAAGCTGGGATTCGCCGGCGATCCGGGAGCCGAGTTCCTGAAAGGCAACTTCCTGTTTATGCTCGGAGCCGACTGGTATTTGGAAGGCCTCAACAAAGACGCCAAGTTCGAGTGGGACGTTCTGCCGATGCCTAAGGGTAAAGTGCAGCAAGCGACCATCCATCAGGCGGGTGCGATCTCGATCCCGAAAGCGTCGAAGCATAAAGAGGAAGCGTTCCTCTACATCAGCTTCCTGTTCGATATCGCAGCGCAGAAAGCGATGATCGAGAACGGGTCCGGCGCGTTCGTCAAAAGTCCCGAGCTAGAGAAGTATTACGAGGAAGTCCCGATGTGGAAAGGGAAAAACGTGGAGGCGATCAAGATGGCAGGCAATATGTGCTGTTTCTCCAGCGATCCCAATATGGTCGATCTCCCCGAATATATGAACACCGTCGTCGCCGCGATCAGCAAAGCGATGAACGATGGCAGCAATCTCAACGCCATCATTCCGGCGGTCGAAGCGTACAACAAAAAAGCGTTGGAGACTCGCAAAAATTTAGGCTGGTAA
- a CDS encoding ABC transporter ATP-binding protein — translation MGSIAFNHVYKYYKGEAQPSVNDFHLDVPDGEFLVLVGPSGCGKSTTLRMLAGLEEVSKGDIFIDGKFMNYVSPKNRDIAMVFQNYALYPNLSVYENMALGLQLHKVAKHEIELRVNRAAKMLEISHFLTKKPGQLSGGQKQRVALGRALVREPQVFLMDEPLSNLDAKLRTQTRMEISKLHSQLKTTMVYVTHDQTEAMTMGTRIVVMKNGHIQQVAPPQQLYDNPANMFVAGFIGTPQMNFLQGAIVEDDGRFFFESKRLKLVIPESYAHHIPPAGANLRQIVMGIRPEYVFCEEWALAKYPDWLVSAAIDMREPMGSDTFLYASFGEETLVCRTEALTSIMPGDTVKLALRMDKAHFFDRETGVSLAAQGERAS, via the coding sequence ATGGGAAGCATAGCATTCAACCACGTGTACAAATATTACAAGGGAGAGGCTCAGCCATCGGTCAACGATTTTCACCTGGATGTGCCGGACGGGGAGTTTCTCGTTCTGGTCGGGCCTTCAGGCTGCGGCAAGTCCACCACGCTGAGGATGCTTGCGGGGCTTGAGGAAGTGTCCAAGGGAGACATCTTCATAGACGGCAAGTTTATGAACTATGTTTCTCCGAAAAACCGCGATATCGCGATGGTCTTTCAGAACTACGCCCTGTACCCGAATTTGTCGGTCTACGAAAATATGGCGCTCGGCTTGCAGCTGCACAAGGTAGCCAAGCACGAGATCGAGCTGCGCGTAAACCGGGCGGCGAAGATGCTCGAAATTTCACATTTTCTGACGAAGAAGCCGGGCCAATTGTCCGGCGGGCAGAAGCAGCGCGTCGCCTTGGGCCGGGCGCTTGTGCGTGAGCCTCAAGTCTTCCTCATGGACGAACCGCTATCCAATCTGGATGCCAAGCTGAGGACGCAGACGCGCATGGAGATCAGCAAGCTGCACAGCCAGCTGAAGACGACGATGGTCTACGTGACGCATGACCAGACGGAGGCAATGACGATGGGAACGCGCATCGTCGTCATGAAGAACGGCCATATTCAGCAGGTGGCTCCTCCTCAGCAGCTCTACGACAATCCTGCCAACATGTTTGTCGCCGGATTCATCGGGACGCCGCAGATGAATTTTCTGCAAGGGGCGATCGTCGAGGATGACGGTCGATTTTTCTTTGAATCCAAACGGCTGAAACTAGTGATCCCGGAAAGCTACGCGCATCATATTCCGCCCGCAGGGGCGAATTTGCGGCAGATCGTGATGGGTATCCGGCCGGAATACGTTTTTTGCGAAGAGTGGGCGCTGGCGAAATATCCGGACTGGCTGGTATCGGCCGCCATCGATATGAGGGAGCCGATGGGCTCCGATACGTTTCTGTATGCATCGTTTGGAGAGGAAACGTTAGTATGCCGAACGGAAGCGCTTACTTCAATCATGCCCGGCGATACGGTGAAGCTGGCTCTGCGCATGGATAAAGCCCATTTCTTCGACCGAGAAACCGGTGTATCCTTGGCAGCTCAAGGGGAGCGTGCTTCATGA
- a CDS encoding extracellular solute-binding protein, with translation MKRRRRIALVYIGALILFTALIITWRAGSSETERFPVLLEGDIRAAVVASESEPLSYIQWINSADYQSFKETERLETTVLAADYAAASSDADIQRRKDETKQADVIDWSNAKGWVEWEIEVPRDGLYDLRVEYAPLAGSFSQIVRGIQIDGVYPFAEAEHIGLARSWRDAKYPYDRNAIGNEIRPVQEELKDWHSIRMSDYSLSSEPLRWALTKGKHTIRMVGMKEPLSLYALTLTSPEKLPTYKEYESQYTESGEQPSWFQRYEAERFERKSAIRIRTVSVAEPYASPDPKGRLVYNAVGGQYWQNAGESLEWEITVPETGLYAIDLKYFQGYNGKASAYRTIMVDGKVPFREMLHHRFAPNDALEIKTLADPEGRPYLFYLTKGTHQINMTADSSLLRPAVMALSRLNERLTAIERDIRTVTGNYGYGADQNLDQGRVWDMDKYDPELGAKLQSLSDDMKRIRDYLNGLNQAVTDPTTALSVAISQLNELAADVNDIPNRTSVFADIKASINTWTKPIENQPLQLDYLVVRTPQAEPGFKEPNGWNKLQYTAVNFMRTFFQKYDTSEANDKDALTVWVQRGKDYVDLLQLMIEQDFTPATGIKVNVNLMPNQNVLVMGNAAGDQPDLALGVAMEAPVDYAMRGAAEDLSAFPGFDEVVKRFNPGVMRSYAYGGKIYGLPETEAYNMMYYRTDIFERLGIEPPETWEEVMKALPTLQENGMTFMYPRINFLMPYYQHETEVFTQNGLQPQITADGGLAAFKQWTNWFSKYDLPKDVPAFFNHFRFGDMPIGISDITMYIQLTVAAPELAGHWKMVPLPGIERPDGTIARWAPQETTSAVMMKKSERKEQAWKFLEWWTSDSVQGRFGNDIESFAGIEYRWHTANIAALQTIPWTEEDLRMLNEQGEWTKNMPYVPGYYFLLREMEFAWNNTVVGGKPPKEALEKSEMSLLREMKRKQEEFGITPDDSIRVEPYDKPYRRE, from the coding sequence ATGAAACGGAGAAGAAGGATAGCCCTCGTCTACATTGGCGCGCTTATCCTGTTTACCGCGCTTATTATAACCTGGCGGGCGGGTTCTTCCGAAACGGAGCGCTTTCCCGTACTCTTGGAGGGCGACATCCGCGCGGCGGTCGTCGCATCGGAAAGCGAACCGTTGTCCTATATCCAATGGATAAACAGCGCCGATTATCAGTCGTTCAAGGAGACGGAAAGGCTGGAGACGACCGTGCTCGCGGCCGATTACGCAGCCGCATCGTCTGATGCGGACATACAGCGTCGGAAAGACGAGACGAAGCAGGCGGATGTCATCGATTGGAGCAACGCAAAGGGCTGGGTGGAATGGGAGATTGAGGTGCCCCGGGACGGATTGTACGATCTGAGGGTCGAATACGCGCCGCTCGCCGGAAGCTTCTCGCAAATCGTTCGCGGGATTCAAATTGACGGGGTGTACCCGTTCGCCGAAGCGGAGCATATCGGTCTTGCGCGGAGCTGGCGGGATGCCAAGTATCCATATGACCGCAACGCCATCGGCAACGAAATCCGTCCGGTGCAGGAGGAGCTGAAAGACTGGCATTCGATCCGAATGTCGGATTATTCGCTATCGTCGGAACCGCTGCGCTGGGCGCTTACGAAAGGGAAGCATACGATACGCATGGTCGGCATGAAGGAACCGCTATCCCTATACGCGCTCACGTTGACGTCGCCCGAGAAGCTTCCGACTTACAAGGAATATGAAAGCCAATATACGGAAAGCGGGGAGCAGCCGTCCTGGTTTCAACGGTATGAAGCCGAGCGGTTCGAGCGGAAATCGGCAATTCGTATCCGGACGGTGAGCGTAGCCGAACCGTATGCTTCGCCTGATCCGAAAGGAAGGCTGGTGTACAACGCCGTCGGCGGCCAATATTGGCAAAATGCAGGAGAGTCGCTGGAATGGGAGATTACGGTGCCGGAAACGGGCCTTTACGCGATAGACCTTAAATATTTTCAAGGGTATAACGGAAAAGCGAGCGCTTACAGAACGATCATGGTAGACGGGAAAGTACCGTTCCGGGAGATGCTGCATCACCGCTTCGCGCCGAATGACGCCCTGGAGATCAAGACGCTTGCCGACCCGGAAGGCCGACCGTATTTGTTTTATCTGACGAAAGGGACGCATCAGATCAATATGACCGCGGACAGCTCGCTGCTGCGGCCGGCGGTCATGGCGCTTTCCCGCTTGAACGAACGGTTGACGGCGATCGAGCGGGATATTCGCACTGTAACCGGGAATTACGGCTACGGGGCCGACCAAAATCTCGACCAGGGCCGGGTATGGGACATGGACAAATACGACCCGGAGCTCGGCGCCAAGCTGCAATCGCTGAGCGATGATATGAAGCGCATCCGCGACTACTTGAACGGCTTGAATCAAGCGGTTACCGACCCGACGACGGCATTGAGCGTCGCGATTAGCCAACTGAACGAATTGGCGGCCGATGTCAACGATATCCCGAACCGGACCTCCGTGTTCGCGGATATTAAGGCCAGCATCAATACATGGACGAAGCCGATCGAGAATCAGCCGCTGCAGTTGGACTATCTCGTTGTACGTACGCCGCAAGCCGAACCGGGATTCAAGGAGCCGAACGGTTGGAACAAGCTGCAGTATACAGCTGTCAACTTTATGCGCACCTTTTTCCAAAAGTACGACACGAGCGAAGCGAACGACAAGGACGCGCTCACCGTTTGGGTGCAGCGGGGCAAGGACTATGTCGACTTGCTGCAGCTGATGATCGAACAGGACTTTACGCCGGCCACCGGCATTAAAGTCAACGTCAACCTCATGCCGAATCAGAACGTGCTGGTGATGGGCAATGCGGCCGGCGACCAGCCTGATCTGGCGTTAGGGGTCGCGATGGAGGCGCCCGTCGACTACGCGATGCGGGGAGCGGCGGAAGATTTGTCGGCTTTTCCCGGCTTTGACGAAGTTGTGAAACGGTTCAACCCCGGCGTCATGCGTTCGTATGCGTACGGCGGCAAAATATACGGTCTGCCCGAGACGGAAGCATACAACATGATGTACTATCGCACCGATATTTTCGAACGGCTCGGGATCGAGCCCCCGGAAACGTGGGAGGAAGTGATGAAGGCGCTCCCGACGCTGCAGGAGAACGGGATGACTTTCATGTATCCGAGAATCAATTTTTTAATGCCGTATTACCAGCACGAAACCGAGGTTTTTACACAGAACGGCTTGCAGCCGCAAATTACGGCTGACGGCGGGCTGGCCGCCTTCAAACAATGGACGAACTGGTTCAGCAAATATGATTTGCCGAAGGATGTGCCGGCCTTCTTCAATCATTTCCGTTTCGGCGACATGCCGATCGGAATAAGCGATATTACGATGTATATCCAATTGACGGTCGCTGCGCCCGAGTTGGCCGGCCATTGGAAGATGGTGCCTCTGCCCGGCATCGAACGGCCGGACGGCACGATAGCGCGATGGGCGCCGCAGGAAACGACGTCGGCGGTCATGATGAAGAAAAGCGAAAGAAAAGAACAGGCGTGGAAGTTTCTGGAGTGGTGGACATCCGACAGCGTACAAGGCCGGTTCGGGAACGATATTGAATCGTTCGCCGGCATCGAATACCGGTGGCACACCGCCAATATCGCCGCGCTCCAGACGATTCCCTGGACGGAAGAGGATTTGCGCATGCTGAACGAGCAAGGCGAATGGACGAAAAACATGCCTTACGTTCCCGGCTATTATTTTCTGCTGCGGGAAATGGAATTCGCCTGGAACAATACGGTTGTCGGCGGGAAGCCGCCGAAGGAAGCGTTGGAAAAATCGGAAATGTCCTTGCTGCGGGAGATGAAGCGCAAACAAGAGGAATTCGGAATTACGCCGGACGATTCCATACGCGTTGAACCGTACGACAAGCCGTACAGAAGGGAGTAA
- a CDS encoding carbohydrate ABC transporter permease, which yields MEPVPHIESVTSSKASVKPDSPRYIRRMRQFLRECWRDRLSYLFLAPFLLCFALFIIVPVVMAALLSVTTFNGFEFPRFIGFKHFINMLTQDVVFMKYTLPNTLKFAIIVGPGGYILSFIFAWLIHQLPKNIRDYFTLALYAPSMVGGVALSVVWAAAFSGDRVGYLNNILLRLGLIDSPHLWLQDPKYLMSIMILVTLWTSMGVGFLAMLGGLQTVNTELYEAGRIDGIKNSLQEVYYITIPSMKPQMLFSGVMAIVGTLKAGAISTQLTGLTITPQYAGHLITNHIDDYAFLRYEWGYASALSVVLLVMSYGLMRLIYLLFGTRGDE from the coding sequence ATGGAGCCTGTGCCTCATATTGAGTCTGTAACTTCATCGAAGGCCAGCGTGAAACCGGACTCGCCGCGGTATATTCGCCGGATGAGACAGTTCTTGCGCGAATGCTGGCGCGATCGGTTGTCTTACCTGTTTCTTGCGCCCTTCTTATTGTGCTTCGCCCTGTTTATCATCGTTCCGGTCGTCATGGCCGCGCTGCTGAGCGTGACGACCTTCAACGGATTCGAATTTCCGCGGTTCATCGGCTTCAAGCACTTTATCAACATGCTGACGCAGGATGTCGTCTTCATGAAGTATACGCTGCCGAATACGCTGAAATTTGCCATCATCGTCGGTCCGGGCGGCTATATCCTGTCGTTTATTTTCGCATGGCTGATCCATCAGCTGCCGAAAAATATCCGCGATTACTTTACGCTCGCCCTGTATGCGCCTTCAATGGTAGGGGGCGTCGCCTTGTCCGTTGTCTGGGCCGCCGCGTTCAGCGGCGACCGGGTCGGTTATTTGAACAACATTTTGCTGCGCCTCGGCCTCATCGATTCGCCGCACTTGTGGCTGCAGGATCCCAAATATTTGATGTCCATCATGATCCTGGTTACGCTGTGGACCAGCATGGGAGTCGGCTTCCTGGCCATGCTCGGGGGGTTGCAGACCGTCAATACGGAGCTCTATGAGGCGGGAAGAATCGACGGCATCAAGAACAGTCTTCAGGAAGTGTACTACATTACGATTCCGTCCATGAAACCGCAAATGCTGTTCAGCGGGGTGATGGCTATCGTCGGCACCTTGAAGGCAGGCGCAATCTCAACCCAACTGACGGGATTGACCATCACGCCTCAATATGCCGGTCATCTGATTACGAATCATATCGACGATTACGCTTTTCTAAGGTATGAATGGGGCTATGCGTCCGCTCTTTCGGTCGTCTTGCTGGTCATGAGCTACGGGCTGATGAGGCTGATTTATCTGTTATTCGGCACCAGGGGGGATGAATGA
- a CDS encoding carbohydrate ABC transporter permease, with product MIVNLRRHVSFSRIVLIVFLSAIGLFMLLPIIFLFNHAFKPLNELFLFPPTILVKEPTLRNFEQLLLHSSAGLVPFTRYLFNSVLIAAISVAAVILGSTMAGYVLSKHRFHFKTAIMAAIMISLMFAPETVQIPRYLVISGLGMTNTYFAHVLPFIASPVAVFLMKQFIDQIPESLTEAAKLDGASEMYIFMRIMIPLTAPAVATVSIITFQAVYLDVEASTLYMKKETMKTLAYYVTALTANVPGVSGTSIAAAVGLLMFLPNLIMFLIFQRKMIQTMLHSGVK from the coding sequence ATGATCGTTAATCTGCGCAGGCATGTATCCTTCTCCCGGATTGTTCTCATCGTCTTCCTTAGCGCCATCGGTCTCTTCATGCTGCTGCCGATCATCTTCCTGTTCAACCATGCGTTCAAGCCGCTGAACGAGCTGTTCCTCTTTCCTCCGACGATCTTAGTCAAAGAGCCGACGCTGCGGAACTTCGAACAGCTGCTGCTGCATTCCTCGGCGGGGCTCGTGCCGTTCACGCGTTATTTGTTCAACAGCGTGCTGATCGCGGCCATATCGGTAGCCGCCGTCATACTGGGCAGCACGATGGCGGGATACGTTTTATCGAAGCACCGTTTTCATTTTAAAACGGCGATTATGGCGGCGATCATGATTTCGCTCATGTTTGCGCCGGAAACCGTGCAAATTCCGCGTTATTTGGTCATTAGCGGGCTGGGAATGACCAATACCTATTTCGCCCATGTCCTGCCTTTCATCGCTTCTCCGGTCGCCGTCTTTCTAATGAAGCAGTTTATCGATCAGATACCGGAATCGCTGACGGAAGCGGCGAAGCTGGACGGCGCAAGCGAAATGTACATTTTTATGCGCATAATGATTCCGCTGACGGCGCCGGCAGTGGCGACCGTGTCGATCATTACGTTTCAGGCCGTCTATCTGGATGTGGAGGCTTCAACACTTTATATGAAGAAAGAAACGATGAAAACATTGGCCTATTATGTAACGGCCTTGACGGCGAACGTTCCCGGCGTTTCCGGTACGAGCATCGCCGCGGCCGTAGGGCTTCTGATGTTTCTGCCGAACCTGATCATGTTCTTGATCTTCCAGCGGAAGATGATCCAAACCATGCTGCACTCGGGCGTGAAGTAA